A segment of the Natronincola ferrireducens genome:
GTGATTTCAGCTACAATTCCTTTTTTTGTTTCAACAGCTTTTGACATTCGAACTTCCACCTCCTTTGTATTTATAAGCACTACATCCTCTTCCGATATTATAAAAGACCTCTTTGTCGTTAGACATAGAGGTCTTTGTCATCTTAAAGTCTTAAATCTCCCATTAGAATTTACTAATGGTAGATAGCTTCATTTATACAAAACCTCGGTAGGATATTAAGCAGTGCACCTACTGTCTACGGCAAAATATTCGTTTTTAACAACGTATATAATTCTATCAATGTATTGCATTTATGTCAAGCTATTTATTAAAATTTATTCAGTAACCTTATTAGGGCTTATTTTAATGCTAGGTCCCATTGTACTGGTTAGGGCAATACTTTTTAAATATTGACCTTTTGCAGCAGCTGGCTTAGCTTTAACAATAGCACCTAATATAGCTTTTAAGTTGTCAAATAATTTTTCTTCATCAAAGGAAACTTTTCCAATTGGCACGTGGATAATATTGGTCTTATCTAATCTGTACTCAACTTTACCAGCTTTGATTTCCTTAACTGCTCTCTCTAAATCAAAGGTAACCGTTCCAGATTTTGGATTCGGCATTAGTCCCTTAGGTCCTAACACTCTACCTAATCTACCTACCACACCCATCATGTCAGGTGTAGCAACAACTACATCAAAATCAAACCAGTTTTCACCTTGGATTTTTGCTACTAATTCATCGCCACCTACATAATCAGCACCAGCTTTTTCTGCTTCAGTGGCTTTTTCACCCTTAGCAAATACAAGTACTTTTACATCTTTACCTGTACCATGGGGTAATA
Coding sequences within it:
- the rplA gene encoding 50S ribosomal protein L1 gives rise to the protein MPKRGKKYQEAVKLIDKTKFHDLKEAIELVKKTAVAKFDETVELHVKLGVDSRHADQQVRGAVVLPHGTGKDVKVLVFAKGEKATEAEKAGADYVGGDELVAKIQGENWFDFDVVVATPDMMGVVGRLGRVLGPKGLMPNPKSGTVTFDLERAVKEIKAGKVEYRLDKTNIIHVPIGKVSFDEEKLFDNLKAILGAIVKAKPAAAKGQYLKSIALTSTMGPSIKISPNKVTE